Proteins found in one Tsukamurella paurometabola DSM 20162 genomic segment:
- a CDS encoding NADP-dependent isocitrate dehydrogenase, translating to MSAQQQTIIYTLTDEAPLLATAAFLPIIRTFAGPAGIDVQTSDISVAARILAAFPERLTEEQRVTDNLAALGELTQDPSANIIKLPNISASVPQLLAAITELQEKGYDIPDLPSEPKTDEERDIATRYSTILGSAVNPVLRQGNSDRRAPKAVKEYARKHPHSMGEWSMASRSHVAHMKHGDFYHGEKSMTIDKDRDVRMELVTADGNTNVLKPSVTLGPGDVMDSMFMSKKALLDFYEEQMQDAYETGVMFSLHVKATMMKVSHPIVFGHAVRVFYKEAFAKHHDLFEELGVNVNNGLGDLYDKIATLPASKHEEIVKDLHACHEHRPELAMVDSARGISNFHSPSDVIVDASMPAMIRAGGKMYGADGRTKDTKAVMPESTFARIYQEIINFCKTNGAFDPRTMGTVPNVGLMAQKAEEYGSHDKTFEVPAAGTANIVDNATGEVLLSQEVEEGDIWRMCTVKDAPIRDWIKLAVNRARNSGTPVLFWLDPYRPHENELIAKVKAELENYDTEGLDIQIMSQVRAMRYTLERAMRGLDTIAATGNILRDYLTDLFPILELGTSAKMLSIVPLMAGGGMYETGAGGSAPKHVKQLVEENHLRWDSLGEFLALAVSLEETGLKNDNKHAVTLAKTLDAATGKLLENNKAPSRSTGELDNRGSQFYLALYWAQELAAQTDDPELAEKFAPLAAALAEHEETIVAELAAVQGEPADIGGYYYPDPEKMATVMRPSATFNADLDSVQS from the coding sequence ATGAGTGCGCAGCAGCAGACCATCATCTACACGCTGACCGACGAGGCGCCCCTACTGGCCACGGCAGCGTTCCTGCCGATCATCCGCACGTTCGCCGGCCCCGCCGGCATCGACGTGCAGACCAGCGACATCTCGGTCGCGGCGCGCATTCTGGCGGCCTTCCCGGAGCGGTTGACCGAGGAGCAGCGGGTCACCGACAACCTCGCCGCCCTCGGCGAGCTGACCCAGGACCCGTCCGCCAACATCATCAAGCTTCCGAACATCTCCGCGTCGGTGCCCCAGCTGCTGGCGGCCATCACCGAGCTACAGGAGAAGGGGTACGACATCCCCGATCTGCCCTCGGAGCCGAAGACCGACGAGGAGCGCGATATCGCCACGCGCTATTCGACGATCCTCGGCAGTGCCGTGAATCCGGTACTGCGCCAGGGTAACTCCGATCGGCGCGCACCCAAGGCCGTCAAGGAGTACGCCCGCAAGCATCCGCACAGCATGGGCGAATGGTCGATGGCCTCGCGCAGCCACGTGGCGCACATGAAGCACGGCGACTTCTACCACGGCGAGAAGTCGATGACGATCGACAAGGACCGCGACGTCCGCATGGAGCTGGTGACCGCCGACGGCAACACCAACGTGCTCAAGCCCAGTGTCACGCTCGGCCCCGGCGATGTCATGGACTCGATGTTCATGAGCAAGAAGGCCCTTCTCGACTTCTACGAGGAGCAGATGCAGGACGCCTACGAGACGGGCGTGATGTTCTCGCTGCACGTGAAGGCGACGATGATGAAGGTCTCGCACCCGATCGTGTTCGGTCACGCGGTGCGCGTCTTCTACAAGGAGGCCTTCGCCAAGCACCACGACCTGTTCGAGGAGCTCGGGGTCAACGTCAACAACGGCTTGGGTGACCTGTACGACAAGATCGCGACCCTGCCGGCATCGAAGCATGAGGAAATCGTCAAGGATCTGCACGCCTGTCATGAGCATCGTCCGGAGCTGGCGATGGTCGACTCCGCCCGGGGCATCTCGAATTTCCACTCGCCGTCCGATGTGATCGTCGACGCCTCGATGCCCGCCATGATCCGTGCCGGCGGCAAGATGTACGGCGCCGACGGCCGCACCAAGGACACCAAGGCCGTGATGCCGGAATCCACCTTCGCGCGCATCTACCAGGAGATCATCAACTTCTGTAAGACCAACGGGGCCTTCGATCCGCGCACCATGGGCACTGTTCCCAACGTGGGCCTGATGGCGCAGAAGGCCGAGGAGTACGGCAGCCACGACAAGACCTTCGAGGTGCCCGCGGCCGGCACCGCGAACATCGTGGACAACGCCACCGGCGAGGTGCTGCTCTCCCAGGAGGTCGAAGAGGGCGACATCTGGCGCATGTGCACCGTCAAGGACGCCCCGATCCGCGACTGGATCAAGCTCGCCGTCAACCGCGCCCGCAATTCCGGTACGCCCGTGTTGTTCTGGCTCGACCCGTACCGTCCGCACGAGAACGAGCTGATCGCCAAGGTCAAGGCGGAGCTGGAGAACTACGACACCGAAGGCCTGGACATCCAGATCATGTCCCAGGTGCGCGCTATGCGGTACACCCTCGAACGCGCGATGCGCGGCCTCGACACGATCGCCGCCACCGGAAACATCCTGCGTGACTACCTCACCGACCTGTTCCCGATTCTCGAGCTCGGCACGTCGGCCAAGATGCTCTCGATCGTTCCGCTGATGGCGGGCGGCGGTATGTACGAAACCGGCGCCGGCGGTTCCGCGCCCAAGCACGTCAAGCAGCTCGTCGAGGAGAACCACCTGCGTTGGGATTCGCTCGGCGAGTTCCTCGCGCTCGCGGTGAGCCTCGAGGAGACGGGCCTGAAGAACGACAACAAGCACGCGGTCACCTTGGCCAAGACGCTCGACGCCGCCACCGGCAAGCTGCTGGAGAACAACAAGGCCCCGTCGCGCAGCACCGGCGAACTCGACAACCGAGGCAGCCAGTTCTACCTCGCTCTGTACTGGGCGCAGGAGTTGGCCGCGCAGACCGACGATCCGGAATTGGCGGAGAAGTTCGCGCCGTTGGCTGCTGCGCTCGCCGAGCACGAGGAGACCATCGTGGCCGAGCTCGCCGCGGTGCAGGGGGAGCCGGCCGACATCGGCGGCTACTACTACCCGGATCCCGAGAAGATGGCGACGGTGATGCGACCGAGCGCGACCTTCAACGCCGATCTGGACTCCGTGCAGTCCTGA
- a CDS encoding DUF808 domain-containing protein, whose amino-acid sequence MSGGLAALLDDIAALARLAAASVDDVAGAAGRASAKAVGVVVDDTAVTPRYVQGIKPERELSIIKRIAIGSLRNKLLIILPAALILSQFAPWALTPILMLGGTYLCYEGAEKIWEKVSGHGDGGVEAPSSSTGPVDEDKVVSGAVRTDFILSAEIMVIALNEVAGEILWQRAVILIVVAIAITALVYGVVALIVKMDDVGLALSKKSSPTVSRIGYGLVKAMPGVLSTLATVGVVAMCWVGGHILLVGLDELGWHTPYSVVHSFEVWVHDLVPAIGAVTGWLANTLASAVFGVIVGGLVVLIMHAIPTRTKGTHEAGPDSLVAAETAAVEDDLADAQADGAAEGPDEPQTGPQTGPQTTGT is encoded by the coding sequence ATGAGTGGAGGACTCGCGGCGCTGCTGGACGACATCGCCGCGCTCGCACGGCTGGCAGCCGCATCGGTGGACGACGTGGCCGGCGCGGCCGGACGAGCCAGCGCGAAGGCCGTGGGAGTGGTGGTCGACGACACGGCCGTCACCCCGCGCTATGTGCAGGGGATCAAGCCCGAACGCGAGCTGAGCATCATCAAGCGCATCGCGATCGGCTCGCTGCGCAACAAGCTCCTGATCATCCTGCCCGCAGCACTGATCCTCAGCCAGTTCGCGCCGTGGGCGCTCACGCCGATCCTGATGCTCGGCGGCACCTACCTCTGCTACGAGGGCGCGGAGAAGATCTGGGAGAAGGTCAGTGGCCACGGCGACGGCGGGGTCGAGGCACCGTCGTCCTCGACCGGCCCGGTCGACGAGGACAAGGTGGTCAGCGGCGCGGTCCGCACCGACTTCATCCTCTCCGCCGAGATCATGGTCATCGCGCTCAATGAAGTCGCCGGCGAGATCCTGTGGCAGCGCGCGGTCATCCTGATCGTCGTGGCGATCGCGATCACCGCGCTGGTCTACGGAGTGGTCGCACTCATCGTGAAGATGGACGACGTGGGCCTGGCTCTGTCGAAGAAGTCCTCGCCCACCGTCAGCCGCATTGGATACGGCCTGGTCAAGGCCATGCCCGGCGTGCTCAGCACGCTCGCCACCGTGGGCGTGGTCGCGATGTGCTGGGTGGGCGGGCACATCCTGCTGGTCGGTCTGGATGAGTTGGGCTGGCACACCCCCTACTCGGTGGTCCACTCCTTCGAGGTGTGGGTGCACGACCTGGTGCCCGCGATCGGCGCCGTGACGGGCTGGCTGGCCAACACCCTCGCCTCGGCCGTATTCGGTGTGATCGTCGGCGGCCTGGTGGTGCTGATCATGCACGCCATCCCCACGCGCACGAAGGGCACCCACGAGGCCGGCCCCGATTCCCTGGTCGCGGCCGAGACCGCGGCCGTCGAGGACGACCTCGCGGACGCACAGGCCGACGGCGCCGCCGAGGGCCCGGACGAGCCTCAGACGGGGCCTCAGACAGGGCCTCAGACGACGGGGACGTAG
- a CDS encoding MerR family transcriptional regulator, with amino-acid sequence MTDTLDLMPIGRFSSMSRISVRMLRHYDAHGVLVPADVDPITGYRRYTPAQLADAAAIRRLRDVGFGVSAIGAMLALRGTPGYDAALAAHRVVLALAADEAIGRLRLLDQLLTEKDTAMDSTTTETVAVETVPARTVASLRGTVADYAAEGTLWERLFPALQEQGIVPGALGGCIEHDDEFREHDVDESVFVDVPAGTTAHAPVRILNLPERRAVVAAVVGPYHEAIPRAHELIGAAVAEQGLTLTRTTGDPATHHFNVYLDDPCAVPPERLRTKVYVPVV; translated from the coding sequence GTGACCGACACCCTGGATCTCATGCCCATCGGCAGGTTCTCCTCGATGAGCCGGATCAGTGTCCGCATGTTGCGCCACTACGACGCCCACGGTGTCCTGGTGCCCGCCGATGTGGACCCGATCACCGGCTACCGGCGCTACACGCCGGCCCAACTCGCGGACGCCGCGGCGATCCGCCGGCTGCGGGACGTGGGCTTCGGGGTGTCCGCCATCGGAGCGATGCTCGCACTGCGCGGCACGCCCGGGTACGACGCAGCGCTGGCGGCGCACCGCGTCGTGCTCGCGCTGGCCGCCGACGAGGCGATCGGCAGGCTCCGGCTCCTCGATCAGTTGCTTACCGAGAAGGACACCGCCATGGACAGCACGACCACCGAAACCGTCGCCGTCGAGACCGTTCCCGCCCGCACCGTCGCTTCGCTGCGAGGCACCGTTGCCGACTACGCGGCAGAGGGAACACTGTGGGAACGATTGTTTCCCGCCCTCCAGGAGCAGGGCATCGTGCCCGGCGCGCTCGGCGGGTGCATCGAGCACGACGACGAGTTCCGCGAGCACGATGTGGACGAGTCCGTCTTCGTCGACGTACCCGCGGGGACGACCGCGCACGCCCCGGTCCGCATCCTCAACCTTCCGGAGCGGCGCGCCGTGGTCGCCGCGGTGGTCGGTCCGTACCACGAGGCGATCCCACGCGCGCATGAGCTCATCGGTGCCGCGGTGGCGGAGCAGGGGCTGACCTTGACCCGTACCACCGGGGATCCGGCGACGCACCACTTCAACGTCTACCTCGACGACCCGTGCGCGGTGCCGCCGGAGCGGCTGCGGACGAAGGTCTACGTCCCCGTCGTCTGA
- a CDS encoding lysoplasmalogenase: protein MSISAALKLAYAAIAVVDTALSASAKPERHHARRFTKPLLMPVLAASLVADPRARTSPLRSSTLVGQAAGWAGDVALLGDEPKHFALGAGSFATGHAAYTRGLLRQRGAEVPLVRPAAVGALWAVGAPRTVAGAYRAAPALAPVLAGYSAMLAGTAAAATVLNPDLPGGARRATLAGAALFLLSDSILGLRKFVLTDPPAWLEGAVMATYTGAQFLIAEGAARAGAARTGAA, encoded by the coding sequence GTGAGCATCAGCGCCGCCCTCAAATTGGCCTACGCCGCCATCGCCGTGGTCGACACGGCGCTCTCGGCTTCGGCGAAACCTGAACGACACCATGCCCGCCGGTTCACCAAGCCGCTTCTGATGCCCGTTCTCGCTGCGTCGCTCGTGGCCGATCCGCGGGCTCGGACCTCCCCACTGCGTTCGTCCACCCTCGTCGGCCAGGCCGCGGGCTGGGCCGGCGATGTGGCACTGCTCGGCGACGAGCCCAAGCACTTCGCGCTCGGAGCGGGCAGCTTCGCCACCGGTCACGCCGCGTACACCCGTGGGCTGCTGCGGCAGCGCGGCGCCGAGGTCCCGCTCGTGCGGCCGGCTGCGGTCGGGGCCCTGTGGGCCGTGGGGGCGCCGCGCACGGTGGCCGGCGCGTATCGCGCCGCACCCGCGCTCGCCCCGGTCCTGGCCGGGTACTCGGCGATGCTCGCCGGCACCGCCGCGGCGGCCACAGTGCTCAATCCGGACCTCCCTGGCGGAGCGCGGCGCGCGACCCTGGCGGGCGCCGCACTGTTCCTGCTCAGTGATTCGATTCTGGGGTTGCGCAAATTCGTTCTCACCGACCCGCCCGCCTGGCTCGAGGGCGCGGTGATGGCGACCTATACCGGGGCGCAGTTCCTCATCGCCGAGGGTGCGGCGCGCGCGGGAGCGGCCCGAACCGGGGCCGCTTGA
- a CDS encoding serine hydrolase has translation MSIETVAAAEGRIRVPRDLDAVTDIGTEDHSGVDPRAVERVWLAARSWYAAGMQPAIQVCVRQRGAVVLNRAIGHARGNGPVLESNTDDSEPIPVTVGTPFCTYSTAKGVAVTVLHRLIERGDLALDAHVCDYMPEFTSDGKDRITVRHVLTHSAGIPINTGPRPDLRRSEDSDYTRAMLAAIKPVYSPGRLHFYHALTWGPLVRELVLAATGRTIREIARTDILEPLGFRWTNFGVAPDDVAAVGLSYATGKPAPPAIEAAFRKVVGGTMQQIVPMSNSPQFLTGIVPSSNLVSTADELSRFAEILRRGGELDGVRVLRPETLAAATRQARRLRPDFATGGAPLRWGTGYMLGSERFGPFGRHAPNAFGHTGLTEIAMWADPDRELAVGVVSSGKPGSHPESGRHTVLLDAITREL, from the coding sequence GTGAGCATCGAGACCGTGGCGGCCGCCGAGGGCCGCATCCGCGTTCCGCGTGATCTGGACGCGGTCACCGATATCGGCACCGAGGACCACTCCGGCGTCGACCCCCGGGCCGTCGAACGAGTGTGGCTGGCGGCGCGATCGTGGTACGCGGCCGGAATGCAGCCGGCGATCCAGGTATGCGTGCGGCAGCGCGGCGCTGTGGTGCTGAATCGGGCCATCGGCCACGCACGGGGCAACGGACCGGTGCTCGAATCGAACACCGACGACTCCGAACCGATCCCCGTCACCGTCGGGACGCCCTTCTGCACCTATTCCACAGCCAAGGGCGTGGCCGTGACCGTGCTGCACCGGCTCATCGAACGCGGCGATCTGGCGCTGGACGCGCACGTCTGCGATTACATGCCGGAGTTCACCAGCGACGGCAAGGACCGGATCACGGTGCGGCACGTGCTCACCCACAGCGCAGGCATCCCGATCAACACGGGGCCCCGGCCCGACCTGCGACGGTCGGAGGACAGCGACTACACGCGGGCCATGCTGGCCGCGATCAAGCCGGTGTACTCCCCCGGTCGCCTGCACTTCTACCACGCGCTGACCTGGGGCCCCCTCGTGCGCGAACTGGTGCTCGCGGCGACCGGCCGCACCATCCGGGAGATCGCCCGCACCGACATCCTCGAACCTCTGGGCTTCCGGTGGACCAACTTCGGTGTCGCGCCGGACGATGTGGCCGCGGTCGGCCTGAGTTACGCCACCGGCAAGCCCGCTCCGCCCGCTATCGAGGCCGCCTTCCGCAAGGTGGTCGGCGGCACCATGCAGCAGATCGTCCCGATGTCGAATTCGCCGCAGTTCCTCACCGGCATCGTGCCCTCGTCGAATCTGGTGTCCACGGCCGACGAGCTGTCCCGGTTCGCGGAGATTCTGCGGCGCGGTGGCGAACTCGACGGGGTGCGCGTGCTACGCCCCGAGACCCTGGCCGCGGCGACTCGGCAGGCCCGTCGGCTCCGCCCGGATTTCGCCACCGGTGGTGCACCGCTGCGCTGGGGCACCGGTTACATGCTCGGCTCCGAGCGGTTCGGTCCGTTCGGCAGGCACGCACCGAACGCGTTCGGCCACACCGGACTCACCGAGATCGCGATGTGGGCCGATCCGGATCGCGAACTCGCGGTCGGGGTGGTGAGCAGCGGCAAACCGGGATCGCACCCGGAATCCGGACGGCATACGGTGCTGCTCGACGCGATCACCCGGGAGCTCTGA
- the katG gene encoding catalase/peroxidase HPI, with the protein MSEEQTPFPQSESGGCPVAHGSLRPPVAGGDNRDWWPDEINLRVLAHNPVEGNPMGADFDYPAEVATLDVDALRTDLVQLMRTSQDWWPADFGHYGPLFIRMSWHSAGTYRTEDGRGGGGAGMQRFAPLNSWPDNVSLDKARRLLWPIKQKYGRKLSWADLLVFAGNVALEDMGFTTAGFAFGRTDEWEPQDVYWGPEHEWLGTDGRYTGKRDLEQPLGASTMGLIYVNPEGPEGVPDYLAAAADIRETFGRMAMNDVETAALIVGGHTFGKTHGAGPVENGPEPEASPIEQQGLGWKGGNGTGVGPDAVTSGLEVIWTHTPTKWDNSFLEILYGNEWELTKSPAGANQWKPKDNGWANSVPDAFGDGKTHPSMLTTDLTMRFDPIYGAITKRWLEHPEELAEEFAKAWFKLLHRDMGPTSRYVGPLVPAKEELWQDPIPAVDHPLIDDADAEAIKGRILETGLSSSRLIKTAWAAFSSYRDSDKRGGANGGRLRLQPQAGWEVNEPDELAQAIRAIEGVAQAFTADTGKLVSFADTLVLAGNAGIEKAAKDGGISVTVPFTPGRGDATQEQTDIESFAVLEPKWDAFRNFVAKGAPLPAEYLLVDKAQQLGLTAPEMTVLIGGLRVVGNNVGDNTEGVLTDRPGALTNDFFVNLLDMSTKWGPASDDDTSYEGVDRATGAKKWTASRVDLVFGSNSILRALAEVYATDDAKEKFVTDFVAAWTKVSNADRFDVKR; encoded by the coding sequence GTGTCCGAGGAACAGACCCCCTTCCCCCAGTCCGAGTCCGGCGGTTGCCCCGTCGCGCACGGGTCGCTGCGGCCGCCGGTAGCCGGTGGCGACAACCGCGACTGGTGGCCTGACGAGATCAATCTCCGCGTCCTGGCGCACAACCCCGTCGAGGGCAATCCGATGGGCGCAGACTTCGATTATCCGGCCGAGGTCGCAACCCTGGACGTGGACGCCCTGCGCACCGATCTGGTGCAGCTCATGCGTACCTCGCAGGACTGGTGGCCCGCCGATTTCGGACACTATGGTCCGCTCTTCATCCGCATGTCCTGGCACTCCGCGGGCACCTACCGCACGGAGGACGGGCGCGGCGGCGGCGGAGCCGGCATGCAGCGGTTCGCACCACTGAACAGCTGGCCCGATAACGTGAGCCTGGACAAGGCGCGCCGGCTGCTGTGGCCGATCAAGCAGAAGTACGGCCGCAAGCTCTCCTGGGCGGACCTGCTGGTGTTCGCCGGCAACGTGGCACTGGAGGACATGGGGTTCACCACCGCCGGTTTCGCCTTCGGCCGCACCGACGAGTGGGAGCCGCAGGACGTGTACTGGGGCCCCGAGCACGAGTGGCTCGGCACCGACGGCCGCTACACCGGCAAGCGCGATCTGGAGCAACCCCTGGGCGCCAGCACGATGGGGCTGATCTACGTCAATCCTGAAGGCCCTGAGGGTGTTCCGGACTACCTCGCAGCCGCGGCCGACATCCGCGAAACCTTCGGCCGGATGGCGATGAACGATGTCGAGACCGCCGCGCTCATCGTGGGCGGACACACCTTCGGCAAGACGCACGGCGCCGGCCCCGTCGAGAACGGCCCCGAGCCCGAGGCCTCGCCGATCGAACAGCAGGGCCTCGGATGGAAGGGCGGCAACGGTACCGGCGTCGGACCGGACGCCGTGACCAGTGGCCTGGAGGTCATCTGGACGCACACGCCGACCAAGTGGGACAACAGCTTCCTGGAGATCCTGTACGGCAACGAGTGGGAGCTCACGAAGAGCCCCGCGGGCGCGAATCAATGGAAGCCCAAGGACAACGGCTGGGCCAACTCGGTTCCCGATGCCTTCGGCGACGGCAAGACCCACCCGTCGATGCTCACCACCGACCTCACGATGCGGTTCGACCCGATCTACGGCGCGATCACCAAGCGGTGGCTCGAGCATCCCGAGGAATTGGCCGAGGAGTTCGCCAAGGCCTGGTTCAAGCTGCTGCACCGCGACATGGGGCCCACCTCGCGCTACGTCGGGCCGCTGGTCCCGGCGAAGGAGGAGCTGTGGCAGGACCCGATCCCCGCGGTCGACCACCCGCTGATCGACGACGCGGACGCCGAAGCCATCAAGGGCCGCATTCTGGAGACGGGACTGTCTTCGTCGCGCCTGATCAAGACGGCGTGGGCGGCGTTCTCCTCGTACCGCGACTCGGACAAGCGCGGCGGAGCCAACGGTGGGCGCCTGCGCCTGCAGCCGCAAGCCGGCTGGGAAGTCAACGAACCCGACGAGCTCGCGCAGGCGATCCGCGCGATCGAAGGCGTGGCGCAGGCATTCACGGCCGACACCGGCAAACTCGTCTCCTTCGCCGACACTCTGGTGCTGGCCGGTAACGCGGGTATCGAGAAGGCCGCCAAGGACGGCGGAATCTCGGTCACGGTGCCGTTCACTCCGGGCCGCGGCGACGCCACCCAGGAACAGACCGACATCGAGTCCTTCGCCGTACTCGAGCCCAAGTGGGATGCCTTCCGCAATTTCGTCGCCAAGGGCGCGCCACTACCCGCGGAATACCTGCTGGTCGATAAGGCGCAGCAGCTGGGCCTCACCGCACCGGAGATGACGGTGCTGATCGGCGGCCTGCGTGTGGTGGGCAACAACGTCGGCGACAACACCGAAGGCGTCCTCACCGACCGCCCGGGAGCACTCACGAACGACTTCTTCGTGAACCTGCTCGACATGTCGACGAAGTGGGGTCCCGCATCGGACGACGACACCTCGTACGAGGGGGTCGACCGCGCGACGGGCGCCAAGAAGTGGACCGCGAGCCGGGTGGACCTGGTGTTCGGATCGAACTCGATCCTGCGCGCCCTGGCCGAGGTGTACGCCACCGACGACGCGAAGGAGAAGTTCGTCACCGACTTCGTCGCAGCATGGACCAAGGTCTCGAACGCAGACCGGTTCGACGTCAAGCGCTGA
- a CDS encoding thioesterase family protein, translating to MPYFERVSATSFRPTEHVSGGWNTAEQHIAPPMGLLAHAIESDRDARRGDDLRLARLSYDIFGTLPMDVVDVSVEVIRPGRTIELVEARLSHGGRVGLTLRAWLLDRRDTAALAGSALPPIPPSAEMAPWDPTTVWPGGFIASAGTRRVRLAPGDGAYWVQSPVHLLDGEPVGPVARAARLLDIANGMTGRLLPHEVAFPNLDLTAHLFRDPVGDRIGFDTKVSTGTDGSGLTTSTVHDESGPFGTVNQIQTVRPR from the coding sequence ATGCCGTACTTCGAACGGGTCTCCGCGACGTCCTTTCGTCCTACCGAGCACGTCTCCGGCGGCTGGAACACCGCCGAACAACACATCGCCCCGCCGATGGGCCTGCTTGCCCACGCGATCGAGTCCGACCGGGACGCCCGCCGTGGCGATGACCTCCGGCTCGCACGGCTGTCCTACGACATCTTCGGCACGCTGCCGATGGACGTTGTGGACGTCTCGGTCGAGGTGATCCGTCCCGGCCGCACCATCGAGCTCGTCGAGGCCCGCCTGAGCCATGGCGGCCGTGTGGGACTGACACTGCGCGCCTGGCTGCTGGACCGCCGCGACACCGCCGCGCTCGCCGGATCCGCGCTGCCGCCGATCCCACCGTCCGCCGAGATGGCGCCGTGGGACCCGACCACGGTGTGGCCCGGCGGTTTCATCGCCTCGGCCGGCACGCGCCGGGTCCGCCTGGCTCCCGGCGACGGTGCGTACTGGGTGCAGAGCCCCGTCCACCTCCTCGACGGCGAGCCGGTGGGTCCGGTGGCCCGCGCCGCCCGCCTGCTCGATATCGCCAACGGCATGACCGGCCGCCTGCTCCCCCACGAGGTGGCGTTTCCCAACCTGGACCTCACGGCGCACCTGTTCCGCGATCCGGTTGGCGATCGCATAGGTTTCGATACCAAGGTCTCGACCGGTACCGACGGTAGCGGCCTCACGACATCGACGGTGCACGACGAATCGGGGCCGTTCGGCACGGTCAATCAGATACAAACCGTGCGACCGCGCTGA
- a CDS encoding LGFP repeat-containing protein produces MNSKTTRTLGAVVAAAALTVSLTACNSSKDDSSGDAASSTAAAPSSAAGSGGTGTGASESAPVVPSTSIAAADDGQQVTITDAPIIAEYAQYGYEKGHLGAPLGPVAELPDGKGKFLTLKGGTIYWSEASGAHVVHGVIGDKWGAQGHESGKLGYPTSDEKSEDGAIKQTFQNGTITFKDGVATVS; encoded by the coding sequence ATGAACTCGAAGACCACCCGGACGCTCGGTGCAGTCGTCGCCGCCGCCGCACTCACGGTCAGCCTCACCGCCTGCAACTCGTCGAAAGACGATTCCTCGGGCGACGCCGCGAGCAGCACCGCTGCCGCACCGAGCAGCGCCGCCGGGTCGGGCGGCACCGGGACCGGCGCCTCCGAGTCGGCTCCCGTGGTTCCGTCGACCTCCATCGCCGCCGCGGACGACGGCCAGCAGGTGACCATCACGGACGCGCCGATCATCGCGGAGTACGCGCAGTACGGCTACGAGAAGGGCCATCTCGGTGCCCCGCTCGGCCCCGTGGCGGAGCTGCCGGACGGTAAGGGCAAGTTCCTCACCCTCAAGGGCGGCACCATCTACTGGAGCGAAGCCAGTGGCGCACACGTGGTGCACGGTGTGATCGGCGATAAGTGGGGCGCGCAGGGCCACGAGAGCGGCAAGCTCGGCTACCCGACGAGCGACGAGAAGTCCGAGGACGGGGCCATCAAGCAGACGTTCCAGAACGGCACCATCACGTTCAAGGACGGCGTCGCGACGGTCTCCTGA
- a CDS encoding class I SAM-dependent methyltransferase, with amino-acid sequence MTHDHSHAHTELGIHDWAAMAAELESEADTYLPYVIGALDDFDARRCGPAPSRILDVGAGPGVFTAELARRYPDAEVIAVDGSPELLELARDRAARAGLTIETLRTDLPGGFASLPTADLIWSAQTLHHIGDQAAAVAALAGRLAHGGVLAVAEGGLPTRFLPRDIGIGIPALQDRLEAQMAEGFAAMRAELDGTVDVPEDWPALLRAAGLSGVRARTFLVDRPAPLEDGPRRTVARLLSRYLRLRERLSPQDAATLERLTHAEDPASVLHRDDVFVLAARTVYTGIAE; translated from the coding sequence ATGACCCACGATCACAGCCACGCGCACACCGAACTCGGCATCCACGATTGGGCGGCGATGGCCGCGGAGCTGGAATCCGAGGCCGATACGTACCTTCCGTACGTCATCGGCGCACTCGATGATTTCGACGCGCGGCGTTGCGGTCCGGCGCCGTCGCGCATCCTCGACGTCGGCGCCGGACCCGGCGTCTTCACCGCCGAGCTCGCGCGGCGCTACCCGGACGCCGAGGTGATCGCCGTCGACGGCTCACCCGAGCTTCTCGAACTGGCTCGCGACCGTGCCGCACGCGCGGGCCTGACGATCGAAACGCTGCGCACCGACCTGCCCGGGGGATTCGCCTCGCTGCCGACCGCCGACCTCATCTGGTCGGCGCAGACCTTGCACCACATCGGCGACCAGGCCGCAGCCGTCGCGGCGCTCGCGGGACGGCTCGCGCACGGGGGCGTTCTCGCGGTGGCCGAGGGTGGATTGCCGACCCGTTTCCTGCCGCGCGATATCGGGATCGGGATCCCCGCCCTGCAGGACCGGCTCGAGGCGCAGATGGCCGAGGGCTTCGCCGCGATGCGAGCCGAGCTGGACGGCACCGTCGACGTGCCGGAGGATTGGCCGGCCTTGCTCCGCGCCGCGGGACTATCCGGAGTGCGGGCGCGCACCTTCCTGGTCGATCGCCCGGCGCCGCTCGAGGACGGTCCGCGGCGCACCGTCGCCCGGTTGCTCAGCCGCTACCTGCGGTTGCGAGAGCGGCTCAGCCCGCAGGACGCGGCGACCCTCGAACGGCTCACCCATGCCGAAGACCCGGCCTCCGTCCTGCATCGCGACGATGTCTTCGTGCTCGCTGCACGAACCGTGTACACGGGGATCGCAGAGTAG